One Methylobacterium sp. 77 DNA window includes the following coding sequences:
- a CDS encoding efflux transporter outer membrane subunit has protein sequence MTPIRITGCLAAFALLLSGGGCMVGPDFRAPHPPALSRYGAEPDPVRLDAPGGTQVLAYGAEEPATWWRLFRSRRLDGLVREGLAANPGLAQAEAALREARSQTDAARAGLLPELSGGLDRSGSGPVRGGSVFGLYGANLAASYGVDLFGGLRRGVEAQAALEVAAAERLRAAALTLSGAIVTAAIQEAGLSAQITVAETILRRYRQQLDLIQVREAARAEPVATVLTQRSLIHAQEGTLVALRAQRTLTRHQLAALTGQAPSRYEAPGFGLAELPLPRRVPVRLPAALVAQRPDIRVAEAELHAASARIGVATADRLPQITLTASLGTSTATLAGLAAASGWATAAGLVQPLFDGGARAARQEGAIAAYDGARAGYRGTVLTALREVADALTALDADARRLTAAMQAEDLARQALDAIQIQYRAGGLPYTDLLLAQTRYATTSLTRLAVQTQRLTDTALLLQVLGGSWEERPREERSREQNLSEGPAPERPPA, from the coding sequence ATGACACCCATCCGGATCACGGGGTGCCTGGCGGCCTTCGCCCTGCTCCTGTCCGGCGGGGGCTGCATGGTCGGACCGGATTTCCGGGCCCCCCACCCCCCCGCGCTGTCCCGCTACGGGGCGGAGCCCGACCCGGTGCGCCTCGACGCCCCGGGCGGCACGCAGGTCCTGGCCTACGGGGCCGAGGAGCCGGCGACCTGGTGGCGGCTGTTCCGGTCCCGTCGCCTCGACGGCCTCGTCCGCGAGGGCCTCGCCGCCAATCCCGGCCTCGCCCAGGCCGAGGCGGCCCTGCGAGAGGCCCGCAGCCAGACCGACGCCGCCCGGGCCGGCCTGCTGCCGGAACTCTCCGGCGGCCTCGACCGCAGCGGGAGCGGTCCCGTCCGGGGCGGAAGCGTGTTCGGCCTCTACGGCGCCAACCTCGCGGCGAGCTACGGGGTCGATCTGTTCGGCGGCCTGCGCCGCGGCGTCGAGGCCCAGGCGGCCCTCGAGGTGGCGGCGGCCGAGCGCCTGCGCGCCGCGGCCCTGACCCTGAGCGGCGCCATCGTGACGGCGGCGATCCAGGAGGCCGGCCTCTCCGCCCAGATCACGGTCGCGGAGACAATCCTGCGGCGCTACCGGCAGCAGCTCGACCTGATCCAGGTCCGCGAGGCCGCCCGCGCCGAGCCGGTCGCCACCGTCCTGACCCAGCGGAGCCTGATCCACGCCCAGGAGGGGACCCTCGTCGCCCTGCGGGCGCAGCGGACCCTGACCCGCCACCAGCTCGCGGCCCTGACCGGGCAGGCGCCGAGCCGCTACGAGGCGCCGGGCTTCGGGCTGGCCGAGCTGCCCCTGCCGCGCCGGGTGCCGGTGCGCCTGCCCGCCGCGCTCGTGGCCCAGCGCCCGGACATCCGGGTCGCCGAGGCCGAGTTGCACGCCGCCTCGGCGCGGATCGGGGTCGCGACCGCCGACCGCCTGCCGCAGATCACCCTGACCGCCAGTCTCGGCACCAGCACCGCCACCCTCGCGGGCCTCGCGGCGGCGAGCGGCTGGGCCACCGCCGCCGGGCTGGTCCAGCCCCTGTTCGACGGCGGCGCGCGGGCGGCGCGCCAGGAGGGCGCCATCGCGGCCTACGACGGCGCCCGGGCCGGCTATCGCGGCACCGTGCTCACGGCCCTGCGCGAGGTCGCCGACGCGCTCACCGCCCTCGACGCCGATGCCCGCCGGCTCACGGCGGCGATGCAGGCCGAGGATCTCGCCCGCCAGGCCCTCGACGCGATCCAGATCCAGTACCGGGCCGGGGGCCTGCCCTATACCGACCTGCTCCTGGCACAGACGCGCTACGCCACCACCAGCCTCACGCGCCTCGCGGTGCAGACCCAGCGCCTGACCGACACGGCCCTGCTGCTCCAGGTCCTGGGGGGCTCCTGGGAGGAGAGACCCCGGGAGGAGAGGTCCCGCGAGCAAAACCTCTCCGAGGGGCCGGCCCCGGAGCGCCCGCCCGCCTGA
- a CDS encoding multicopper oxidase domain-containing protein: protein MNQASFRPRSRPSLLRAFALAVLVGAPCLSGFASPALAQGPGRAAPEFREPVTLATKDGVLEVRLTARQGRAALDTASKPVENFLLFDYELIRGTASNGVSDGKGLFPAPTLQVFPGERLIVHLDNALSGLTIADYFSPQYTAKGGEVPLYPIQLKNSPVNLHVHGVHISPKGNSDNVMLYIPAGMSNTYTYDVPRDMPQGAYWYHSHLHSLTSPQTYMGLAGLLAIGRTDGNLPAVTRDRIPIRNMLLQYNFVFDRNGAAPQLNNANWPQYVSTMVPPKGTELADGTYRPSLAPVNFAGSPSGTKFPTGWYAGPLSIRNDRGLLQAIPSNLQRFTAGDGRTALDLPENPALPDRERDVQFTVNGQFQPVIRSKAGQTEVWVLANVSDFAYINVQLTETATGRHPKIAILGQDGNPAGEVHYPPTDDGTRLLIPPASRFAIAVTMPAEGDLVLEMPPRGGGAKTITQPGILYTSNGTPNPSAVLGSLSVQPSAISYVDGFFAFPTQKLATAMAAGAGGTTIAFAEGQKLGAYTSFVDLTDAKPDVTRKILISGGFLNDKATTADPKAFVYAFDAAAFPNMPLIQPRLGSVEEWRFINHNNDEHPIHVHVNDFQVITYYDPTTGLRTGPDRFGVDNANAPAPTMQIDESVIEPGLLTIRTRFDTYDGLFVMHCHRLNHEDNGLMALINVIPAISSYAVVVPGAPGRPTQIRVLDGADHRVIATLTPFPGYEGSVSVAMGDVDGNGILDLVVGSGQGLAPEVIVFSGANGPGKTAFATELARFPVFEPSARGGISVAATQVDGTTADNIVVGSGPGAASTVRVYGTALPARGIAPKLFASFSPYPGDTAGVSLATGFVDFSTGRNSIVTAPGPGTPSEVKVFAFPLLTPIAGAKAEGHAGMHGAAVDTPVNSARFSPFGSDYKGGVSLATGWLAGALGGAERIVVGQLAGDGTVKVFSSGSALDGGPDMYLHSPTEHGHGAHFRAIASLNPFGKAGPVHVATTSTTTGANLLVGGGGGSGTGARVLTFDFVRSGADAALLEPLALGDAISLAGAPIAVLGGN, encoded by the coding sequence ATGAACCAGGCTTCCTTCCGCCCGCGCTCGCGGCCGTCGCTGCTGCGCGCTTTCGCGCTGGCCGTCCTCGTCGGTGCACCATGCCTGTCCGGCTTTGCTTCACCCGCGCTGGCGCAGGGGCCGGGACGGGCCGCGCCCGAGTTTCGCGAACCGGTGACGCTGGCCACCAAGGATGGCGTCCTCGAAGTCCGGCTTACGGCGCGCCAGGGACGCGCTGCTCTGGATACGGCCTCCAAGCCTGTCGAGAACTTCCTGCTGTTCGACTACGAACTCATCCGCGGCACCGCCTCGAACGGCGTGAGCGATGGCAAGGGACTGTTTCCGGCGCCGACGCTGCAGGTGTTCCCGGGCGAGCGCCTGATCGTCCATCTCGACAATGCGCTGAGCGGCCTGACCATCGCCGACTATTTCAGCCCGCAATACACGGCCAAAGGCGGCGAGGTTCCGCTCTACCCGATCCAGCTCAAGAACTCGCCCGTGAACCTGCATGTCCACGGCGTTCACATCTCGCCGAAGGGCAATTCCGACAACGTCATGCTCTATATTCCAGCGGGCATGTCGAACACCTACACCTATGACGTGCCGCGGGACATGCCGCAGGGCGCCTACTGGTACCACAGCCACCTGCACAGCCTGACCTCGCCGCAGACCTATATGGGTCTCGCCGGCCTGCTCGCGATCGGACGCACCGACGGGAACCTGCCGGCGGTGACGCGAGACCGGATTCCGATCCGCAACATGCTGCTGCAATACAATTTCGTCTTCGACCGGAACGGCGCCGCGCCGCAGCTCAACAATGCCAACTGGCCACAATACGTCAGCACCATGGTACCGCCCAAGGGCACGGAACTCGCCGATGGGACGTATCGCCCGTCCCTGGCGCCGGTGAACTTCGCCGGTTCCCCATCCGGTACGAAGTTCCCCACGGGCTGGTATGCCGGCCCGCTCTCGATCCGCAACGACCGCGGATTGCTCCAGGCCATCCCGAGCAACCTGCAGCGCTTCACAGCCGGCGACGGGCGCACCGCCCTCGACCTGCCGGAGAATCCCGCCTTGCCGGACCGTGAGCGCGACGTGCAATTCACGGTCAACGGCCAGTTCCAGCCGGTGATCCGCAGCAAGGCCGGCCAGACCGAGGTCTGGGTTCTCGCGAATGTCAGCGATTTTGCCTATATCAACGTCCAGCTGACCGAGACCGCGACCGGCCGCCATCCGAAGATCGCCATCCTCGGCCAGGACGGCAACCCGGCCGGAGAGGTGCATTATCCGCCGACCGATGACGGTACGCGCCTGCTGATCCCGCCGGCGAGCCGCTTCGCCATCGCGGTGACCATGCCGGCCGAGGGCGACCTCGTGCTGGAAATGCCTCCGCGCGGCGGCGGCGCCAAGACCATCACCCAGCCCGGCATCCTCTATACCAGCAACGGCACCCCGAACCCGTCGGCCGTGCTCGGCAGCCTGAGCGTCCAGCCCTCGGCGATCAGCTACGTCGATGGCTTCTTCGCCTTCCCGACCCAGAAGCTGGCGACCGCGATGGCGGCGGGGGCCGGCGGCACCACAATCGCCTTCGCCGAGGGGCAGAAGCTCGGCGCCTACACCTCGTTCGTGGATCTCACCGACGCCAAGCCCGACGTGACGCGCAAGATCCTGATCTCCGGCGGCTTCCTCAACGACAAGGCGACGACGGCCGACCCCAAGGCGTTCGTCTACGCCTTCGACGCCGCGGCCTTCCCCAACATGCCGCTGATCCAGCCCCGGCTCGGCTCGGTGGAGGAATGGCGCTTCATCAATCACAACAACGACGAGCACCCGATCCACGTCCACGTGAACGACTTTCAGGTGATCACCTATTACGACCCCACGACGGGGCTGCGCACCGGGCCCGACCGGTTCGGCGTCGACAACGCCAACGCGCCGGCGCCGACCATGCAGATCGACGAGAGCGTGATCGAGCCGGGGCTCCTCACCATCCGCACCCGGTTCGACACTTATGACGGCCTGTTCGTCATGCATTGCCACCGCCTCAACCACGAGGATAACGGCTTGATGGCGCTGATCAACGTCATCCCGGCGATCTCGAGCTACGCGGTCGTCGTGCCCGGCGCGCCGGGCAGGCCCACCCAGATCCGCGTGCTCGACGGGGCGGATCACCGCGTCATCGCCACGCTGACACCGTTCCCCGGTTACGAGGGGAGCGTGAGCGTCGCCATGGGCGATGTGGATGGAAACGGCATCCTCGACCTCGTTGTGGGGTCGGGGCAGGGGCTGGCTCCCGAAGTGATCGTGTTCTCGGGCGCAAACGGCCCCGGCAAGACCGCCTTCGCCACCGAATTGGCGCGCTTCCCGGTCTTCGAGCCGTCCGCGCGCGGCGGTATCAGCGTGGCGGCGACGCAGGTCGACGGCACCACCGCCGACAACATCGTCGTCGGCTCCGGTCCCGGTGCGGCGAGCACCGTGCGCGTCTACGGCACGGCGCTGCCCGCGCGGGGCATCGCCCCGAAACTGTTCGCGAGCTTCAGCCCCTATCCGGGCGACACCGCCGGCGTTAGCCTCGCCACCGGCTTCGTGGATTTCTCCACCGGCCGCAACAGCATCGTCACCGCCCCCGGCCCCGGGACGCCGAGCGAAGTGAAGGTGTTCGCCTTCCCGCTTCTCACGCCGATCGCCGGAGCCAAGGCGGAGGGGCATGCCGGCATGCACGGCGCTGCCGTCGACACGCCGGTCAACAGCGCGCGATTCAGCCCGTTCGGGTCCGACTACAAGGGCGGCGTCTCACTCGCCACCGGGTGGCTCGCCGGTGCCCTCGGCGGTGCGGAGCGCATCGTCGTCGGCCAGCTTGCCGGGGACGGCACCGTCAAAGTCTTCTCCAGCGGCTCGGCGCTCGATGGCGGTCCCGACATGTATCTGCACAGCCCGACCGAGCACGGCCACGGCGCGCATTTCCGCGCCATCGCCAGCCTCAATCCATTCGGCAAAGCCGGCCCGGTTCACGTCGCGACGACGAGCACGACCACGGGCGCGAACCTGCTGGTGGGCGGTGGAGGCGGTTCGGGGACGGGCGCGCGCGTGCTCACGTTCGACTTCGTCCGCTCCGGCGCCGATGCGGCCCTGCTGGAGCCGCTCGCCCTCGGGGACGCGATATCGCTGGCCGGAGCGCCCATCGCCGTCCTCGGCGGCAATTGA
- a CDS encoding calcium-binding protein, with product MHLVANLATQGAGINNVDLAGVPISMKIDYIRAYSNASDAVAVPQDVVSAPDGKDPGLYGATSATPRLTVEGRPGDDTIEGGDGDDKLYGNGGDDIIIDGTGNDLIDGGTGNDTVSYASAQNGVIVTLNYAGWQDTGYGRDKLIAIENLEGSRFADKLTGNGGSNILHGLAGNDRLNGLSGIDKMYGGTGNDIYYVDNAKDQVHELAGEGTDKVLTTVSYKLAQGEPVEILKLDAGTEALNLSGNEFGNTLIGNSGRNVLDGKGGGDLLKGGDGNDVYLVDTFRDRVIEAPGQGIDKIVASVSYKLEAGQSVEVLTFTSSTDSLALNLTGNELSNRLIGNSADNALNGGAGADVLTGGEGSDTFVFSTSLGSGNVDHVTDMRDSVDTIKLSKGIFAALAAGTLSDSAFKDLAVDGARVDADDRVLYNHDTGVLSYDPDGNGSQAATRFAVIDTHVKLDHLDFIIG from the coding sequence ATGCATCTCGTCGCGAATCTGGCCACTCAAGGGGCAGGCATCAACAATGTCGACCTCGCCGGCGTACCGATCTCGATGAAGATCGACTACATCCGGGCGTATTCGAATGCGTCCGATGCCGTCGCCGTACCGCAGGACGTCGTGTCGGCGCCCGACGGCAAGGATCCGGGCCTCTACGGCGCGACGAGCGCCACGCCGCGCCTCACGGTCGAAGGACGCCCCGGCGACGATACGATCGAAGGCGGCGACGGCGACGACAAGCTCTACGGCAATGGCGGCGACGACATCATCATCGACGGCACGGGCAACGACTTGATCGATGGCGGCACGGGCAACGATACCGTCAGTTACGCCTCGGCGCAGAACGGCGTCATCGTAACGCTCAACTATGCCGGCTGGCAGGATACGGGCTACGGCCGGGACAAGCTGATTGCGATCGAAAACCTGGAAGGCAGTCGGTTCGCCGACAAACTGACTGGCAATGGTGGAAGCAACATCCTGCATGGACTGGCCGGTAACGACAGACTCAACGGCCTTTCAGGTATCGACAAGATGTACGGCGGCACCGGCAACGATATCTACTACGTCGACAATGCAAAAGACCAAGTCCACGAACTCGCCGGTGAAGGCACCGATAAAGTCCTGACCACGGTCTCCTACAAGCTCGCGCAAGGTGAACCCGTCGAGATCCTGAAACTGGATGCCGGAACCGAGGCGCTGAACCTGAGCGGCAACGAGTTTGGCAACACCCTGATCGGCAATTCGGGGAGGAACGTCCTGGACGGCAAGGGCGGCGGCGATCTCCTCAAGGGCGGTGACGGCAACGATGTCTATCTGGTCGACACGTTTCGTGATCGGGTCATCGAGGCGCCCGGGCAGGGTATCGACAAGATCGTCGCGTCGGTCAGTTACAAGCTCGAAGCCGGGCAATCGGTCGAAGTGCTGACATTCACGTCCTCGACCGACTCGCTGGCTCTGAACCTCACCGGCAACGAGCTTTCGAATCGCCTCATCGGCAATTCCGCCGACAATGCCCTGAATGGCGGCGCCGGCGCCGATGTCCTGACGGGCGGAGAAGGCTCGGATACGTTCGTCTTCTCGACCAGCCTCGGAAGCGGGAACGTCGATCACGTCACGGACATGCGGGATAGCGTCGATACGATCAAATTGAGCAAGGGCATCTTCGCCGCATTGGCCGCCGGAACGCTTTCCGACAGCGCGTTCAAGGATCTGGCCGTCGATGGCGCGAGGGTCGATGCCGATGACCGTGTGCTCTACAACCATGACACCGGCGTCCTGTCCTACGATCCGGACGGCAATGGTTCTCAGGCGGCAACGCGGTTTGCCGTCATCGATACGCATGTGAAGCTGGATCACCTCGACTTCATCATCGGGTGA
- a CDS encoding glycosyltransferase has product MTLKVLYVLPPTKTFAGIERVVDEIGDHMSKSMGHRIDVDVLFTWNYETNKVENRSYRKIQRQVKGRWELIRTLREVAGRAEYDLVVVPQVEATVIAWLSCLGRRKNFVLYLHGNPKLEMRSWKAKVLFYLMDKVVLRRLAGVFGVSKTQLEAFRVLYPSNVPHVWVPNPVRRFEQPLERATVPGQPVTYVNVGRFSYQKGHDILVTAFAKAYRTRKNIRLVLVGYGPMDDLVRLIKSLDLESVVRIAYHPDNPQEPLAASDVYVSTSRWEGWSLAICEALRVGLPVIATDCEFGPSDILTDRRLGLLVPLDDDAIAAAMVEFHDNLQREARHRQFRMDYIDTFSVETVVHDHAAALEHVSQTSRKPEALMSHASARAS; this is encoded by the coding sequence ATGACGCTCAAGGTTCTCTACGTTCTGCCGCCGACCAAGACATTCGCCGGCATCGAACGGGTGGTCGATGAGATCGGCGATCACATGTCCAAAAGTATGGGGCATCGCATCGACGTGGATGTTCTCTTTACTTGGAACTACGAAACGAACAAAGTCGAGAACAGAAGCTACAGGAAGATCCAGCGGCAGGTCAAAGGCCGGTGGGAGCTGATCCGTACGTTGCGTGAGGTCGCCGGGCGCGCGGAATACGACCTCGTCGTCGTACCGCAGGTCGAGGCGACCGTGATCGCGTGGCTTTCCTGCCTGGGTCGGCGAAAGAACTTCGTCCTCTATCTGCACGGCAATCCCAAGCTCGAGATGCGATCGTGGAAAGCGAAGGTTCTTTTCTACCTGATGGACAAGGTCGTGCTCCGTCGGCTGGCGGGTGTGTTCGGTGTCTCGAAAACCCAATTGGAGGCATTTCGTGTGCTCTATCCGAGCAACGTCCCGCATGTCTGGGTGCCCAACCCCGTCAGGCGGTTCGAACAGCCGCTCGAGCGCGCGACCGTTCCCGGGCAGCCCGTGACTTACGTCAATGTCGGGCGGTTCTCCTATCAGAAGGGGCACGACATCCTCGTGACCGCCTTCGCGAAAGCCTATCGGACGCGAAAGAACATCCGTCTTGTCCTCGTCGGATACGGCCCGATGGACGACCTCGTCCGGCTGATCAAGTCGTTGGATCTCGAATCCGTCGTGCGGATTGCCTATCACCCCGACAATCCGCAGGAGCCCCTGGCGGCGAGCGACGTCTATGTCTCGACATCCCGATGGGAGGGCTGGTCGCTGGCGATCTGCGAAGCTCTCCGGGTCGGCCTTCCCGTCATCGCGACCGATTGCGAATTCGGGCCGAGCGACATCCTGACGGACCGCCGCCTCGGCCTGCTCGTCCCGCTCGATGACGACGCGATCGCGGCCGCCATGGTCGAGTTTCACGACAATCTCCAGCGGGAGGCCCGTCATCGACAGTTCCGGATGGACTACATCGATACGTTCAGCGTCGAGACGGTCGTCCACGACCATGCTGCCGCTCTCGAGCATGTCTCGCAAACTTCTCGGAAGCCCGAGGCCTTGATGAGCCACGCTTCTGCGCGGGCATCCTGA
- a CDS encoding polysaccharide biosynthesis/export family protein, whose translation MGQARCRGRLMFHWQLLVSSVLLVANVAFASAETSGRYLLGPQDRVMIRVYDLRRNTGEAYSWAALNGEFSVGADGSVSLPLIGRIQASGGTPNDLADMIGKSVKETADLAETPAASVEVAKYRPFYVTGAVQQPGKYEYQPNLSVLQAISTAQGLVRAADLRLVQREVVTAGGDLRTLATERISLEAKQSRLEAEISSRDGVTFSDSLRAQSGNSKADQAMRGERLIFEARRNGLKAEIAALEQLKANYRQELVALDAKAKSLDRQIDLIRRELEVVNDLVAKGLTITPRKLAAEQSQASYETNRLDVQVANLRAQQSLSQAERDIIELQARFRKEALSDAAETRLKLDQNEERARTAESLVSNAEAQMLGADGLSEMLTPNYEILRFTGAGSATWRAQEEDLVEPGDVVRVTISRQKNGVRGEAEIPVRTRRVSERNQIDPSVSSSANDSGSALRASQEKAAQKRP comes from the coding sequence TTGGGCCAGGCCAGATGTCGGGGTCGACTTATGTTTCATTGGCAGCTTCTGGTATCTTCCGTACTACTTGTTGCCAACGTGGCTTTTGCCAGTGCGGAAACGTCCGGCCGCTATCTCCTGGGTCCTCAGGACCGCGTGATGATACGCGTCTACGATCTACGACGTAACACCGGCGAGGCCTATTCCTGGGCCGCGCTCAACGGCGAATTCAGCGTCGGCGCCGACGGCTCCGTGTCCCTTCCGCTGATCGGACGAATCCAGGCCTCGGGCGGCACGCCGAACGACCTTGCCGACATGATCGGGAAATCTGTGAAGGAGACGGCCGATCTCGCCGAGACTCCGGCTGCGTCCGTCGAGGTCGCCAAGTATAGGCCCTTCTACGTGACCGGTGCGGTCCAGCAACCCGGCAAGTACGAGTATCAGCCCAATCTCTCGGTTCTGCAGGCCATCAGTACCGCGCAGGGGCTCGTGCGGGCCGCCGATCTGCGCTTGGTCCAGCGCGAGGTGGTGACCGCTGGGGGCGATCTGCGCACGCTCGCGACGGAGCGTATTTCCCTGGAGGCGAAGCAGTCGCGACTCGAGGCGGAAATCTCGTCTCGGGACGGTGTCACGTTCAGCGACAGTCTTCGCGCCCAGTCCGGCAATTCCAAAGCCGATCAGGCCATGCGCGGCGAACGCCTGATCTTCGAGGCTCGGCGCAACGGCCTCAAGGCGGAGATCGCGGCGCTCGAACAACTCAAGGCGAACTACCGGCAGGAGCTCGTTGCTCTCGACGCCAAGGCGAAGTCCCTCGATCGGCAGATCGACCTGATCCGCCGCGAACTCGAGGTGGTCAATGATCTCGTGGCCAAAGGTCTGACGATCACGCCGCGAAAGCTCGCCGCGGAGCAGAGTCAGGCCTCGTATGAGACCAACCGGCTCGATGTTCAGGTGGCGAACCTGCGGGCGCAGCAGAGCCTCTCGCAGGCCGAGCGCGACATCATCGAACTCCAGGCGCGCTTTCGCAAGGAAGCGTTGAGCGACGCGGCGGAAACGCGACTCAAGCTGGATCAGAACGAGGAGCGCGCCCGCACCGCTGAGAGCCTCGTGTCGAATGCCGAAGCGCAGATGCTCGGCGCGGATGGCCTCAGCGAGATGCTGACCCCCAATTACGAGATCTTGCGCTTTACCGGAGCGGGATCGGCGACGTGGCGCGCCCAGGAAGAGGATCTGGTCGAGCCGGGTGACGTCGTGCGGGTCACGATCTCGCGCCAGAAGAACGGCGTGCGAGGCGAGGCGGAAATCCCCGTCCGGACGCGACGTGTCTCCGAGAGAAACCAGATCGACCCGTCGGTGTCGTCGTCAGCCAACGATTCCGGAAGCGCTCTGAGAGCATCGCAGGAGAAGGCCGCACAAAAGCGCCCGTGA